A stretch of DNA from Candidatus Cloacimonadota bacterium:
AAACAATCCCGCTGGACCCATGCCGATGATGAATGGATGCGGATCCTGGGCCTGGATGGGCGCGCATTCCCGCAGGGGAGACATTTCCAGGGGGGTAAGGTCTTTATGCCGCGGAACCTCGCCACTGAAGCTGAGCTGGAGCGTAAAATCGAAGACGGGATGGCCGCGGCGCCTGGTATCCAGGGCTTGGCGGACTATCCTGACAATCTCAAAGGCTGAGGCAGGCAGGCCAAGTTTGCGGCCGGTTTCTTCAGCCAGAGAGAATTCCGGCCGGGCCGGAAAGCGAAGATTGCGCAAGGTGAATGTTTTCATATGGTCCCCAAATAAAAAAGGCGCTTTCATCAAGCGCCGCAAAGTGACTGGTGGCGAGACCCAGAATTGAACTGGGGACACAAGGCTTTTCAGGCCTCTGCTCTACCGGCTGAGCTATCTCGCCACAAGTGAAGGCATAAACTTTTATGGCCGTGATTTTGTCAAGACAATTATCCGCGGCAGGGGTTAGAAAGCAATATGGAAGAGGGTTTGAGGGATGTCAGCCATCCTGGGGTCAGCTTGGCTGAGGGCTGGGGGCCAGCAAGATCCCATCCCGCTCCAGTTGACTGGGGATGCCCGTAATCAGAGAGCCGGGAGCGCATCCGCCGGTAGCGTAGGCGCGGATAAAATGGTCGGAAAGGCAGGTGGCTAGGCCGGCTTCGGCGCTTTCGCAAACGCCGCGGAGGGGGATCCTGTCCCGCAACAGCCTTTGGGTGTAAAGAAGCTTCTTGGCATCGCTGAGAGCGGTGAGCAGCCTCACCCGGCGGTTCTTGGCCAGATTGGGTATCTGGCCTGGCAGGGTGTCCGCGGGGGTGCCCCAGCGGCGGGAAAAAGTGAAGGCGTGGAGATAGGCGATATCCAGCTCTGAGAGGAGGTTCAGGGTGGTTTGGAACTCGGCCTCCGTTTCAGAGGGGAATCCGGCGATCACGTCGAGCCCGATCGCCGCGTCCGGCCAAGTTTTGAGGATAGTGTCGATCAGGGCGCGGAAGGCAGCGGTTTCATATTGCCTGCCCATGCGCTTCAGCACGCTGTCGCAGCCGCTCTGCAGGGCAATGTGGAAGTGGGGGCAAAGCTTGTCGCAGTGGCTGATCCGTTCGGTCAGTTCCGCGGTGAAGAGCATCGGCTCCAGCGAACTGAGGCGGATCAGTTCCAGGCCATCCATCTCTTGCAATGCCTCCACAACCTCGGCCAATCCTTGGTTTCCGTCTTTGTAGAGGCCCAGATTGACGCCACCGAGCACGATCTCCTTGTAACCGTTGGCCACGAACAACCGGGCCTGATCCAGTACGTCGGCAAAGCTGGCGGAACGGCTGTGGCCGCGTCCGTGGGGCACCGCGCAGTAGGCGCAGCGGAAATCGCAGCCATCCTGGATCTTCTGGAAGGCGCGGCTGTGCTCCACCATCCGGGTCACGGGCCGGTAAACGAAGTCCTGGCAGAGCATGATGTCCTGAAACTGGTAGTCCTTGGTTTCGAGGATCCGGGCGATGTCGGGCTTGCCCTGATTGTCCACGATGAGGTCCACGGGGCCAAGGTCCTTGATCTCATCAGGGTTGCGCTGGGCGAAGCAGCCGGTAACCACGATCTTCACGTCGGGGTTTTGGGCTTTGCGGGCCAGGGCTTTGCGGATGAGGTTGCGGCTCTTGAAATCCGTCCGTCCGGTGACCGTGCAGGTGTTGATGACATAGACGTCCGCCTCGGCGGAAAAAGGCACGGCGAGGTAAGCCCCGGAGGCGAAACCCGCGGAGATGGCGGCGGATTCATAGGCGTTGGTTTTACAGCCCAGGGTGGCGATGGCGACGCGGATCATGGCCATCCAGGGCCAAGGAAGTTGTGGATCGCCGCAGCGTAGAGGCGGTGCTCGACTTCCAGCACCCGGGCGGCGATGGCTTCCGGCGAGAGGCAATCCGAGATGTCAACCTTTGCCTGGGCGATGATTTTACCATGGTCGTAGAGAGGATCCACCAGATGCACGGTGGCGCCGGAAAAGCGCTCTCCGGCGGCAAAAACTGCCTCGTGGACCCTGATCCCGTACATGCCCGGTCCGCCATGGGCGGGAAGCAAGGCGGGATGTATGTTCAGCACCGGAACGCCCACCTGGTCCAGAAAAGTGGGTGAGAGCAGCTTCATGAAGCCGGCCAGGGCGATCAGCTCGATCCTTTCCTCCCGGCAAAGCTCCAGCAGCCGGGCCTCAAAGGCCTCCTGGCAGCACGGGTTGAGAATATGGCAGGGCAGGCCCAGTCCCGCGCAGAGCCGGACCACCGGGACTTGGTCTCTGGAGGCGGTGGCAAAGGCGATCCGCAGTGGCCAGTTGTTTTGGGCAAAAGCCTGATGCAGCGCCCGCAGGTTGGAGCCGCGGCCGTGTCCGCTGGTGAGGACTGCTATTTTCCGGGCTTCAGATGCAGCTCTTGCCATTGGGTTTCGGGCACTTCAGAAGGCGCTCCGCTCATGAGGTCCGCCGCCTTCAGGGTTTTGGGAAAGGCGATCACGTCGCGGATGGATTCGGCACCGGTCATGATCATCACCAGGCGGTCGATGCCGGGCGCGATGCCGCCGTGGGGCGGGGTCCCGTATTTGAGGGCTTCCAGGAAGAAGCCGAACCGGTCCTTCAGCTCTTCCGCGCTGAAGCCGAGGATGGAAAAGATCTTGTTCTGGAGGTCGTGGCGGTGGCAGCGGATGCTGCCGGAGGAGAGTTCCATGCCGTTGCAGACCAGGTCGTAGAGCTGGCCGATGATCTGGCCATATTTGTCCGGTTGGTCCAGCCAGGGAATATGTTCCTCGCGGGGCAGGGTGAACATGTGGTGGGCCGGCTCCCAGCGCTGCTGCTCGGCATTGTAGGCAAAGAGCGGGAAATCGGTGATCCAGGCGAAGGCGAACATGTTTTCCGGGATCAACTTTTGCCTCAAAGCCACTTCGTTGCGCAGGGCGGCCAAAACCTTGGTCGTCATGTCTGGGGAATCGGCCACGATGGCGATCAAGTCACCCGTTTTGGCTTCCGTGACGCGAATGATCTCCTCTGTCTCAGAGGGGGTGAGAAACTTGCTGATCCCGGCTTCCAGACCTGTTTCTGCCACCTTGGCGAAGGCGATGCCTTTGCCGCCGTTGTGGCGGGCCAGTTCCACCAGCTCGTCCTGTTGTTTGCGGCTGTATTCGGCGCCGCCGGGAATGGCCAGGGCCTTGATCACTCCGCCCGCTTCCAGGGCGGATTTAAAGACCTGAAACTCCGAACCCTTGAGGCTGGCACTGAGGTCTTTAAGTTCCAGGCCGAAGCGCAGGTCGGGTTTGTCGCAGCCAAAGCGATCCATCGCCTCCTGATAGCCCAAACGCGCGAAGGGAAGCTGGAGTTCCATATCCAGCACCTCTTTGAACAGAACAGCCAGCATGCGTTCCAGGAGGTCGAAGATCTGTTCCTGGGTGGCGAAACTCAGTTCGATGTCCAGCTGGGTGAATTCCGGCTGGCGATCGGCCCTGAGGTCTTCATCGCGGAAGCAGCGGGCGATCTGGAAATAGCGGTCGAAACCGCCGATCATCAATAGCTGCTTGAACATCTGGGGCGACTGTGGCAAAGCGTAGAATTTGCCAGGCTGGACCCGGCTGGGAACCAGATAATCGCGCGCGCCCTCGGGGGTGCTCTTCATCAGGATGGGGGTTTCGATCTCGTAAAAACCTTCGTCACAGAGAAAATCGCGAATGCTTTTCACGATCCTGTGGCGGGTGAGGATCACCTTTTGCAGCGCGGGACGGCGCAGGTCCAGATAGCGGTAGCTGAGGCGCAGGTCCTCCTCGGCCATGGCGGCTTCCGTGAGCTGGATGGGCAGAGGCTGGCAGTCGTTCAGGATCAGAATATCGCCGGCGATTAGCTCGATCTCGCCGGTGGGCAGGTTGGGATTCAGGTTGTGGGGTTCGCGGGCGGAGACCGTGCCGGTGACCGCCGCCACATATTCGTTGCGCAGTTTTTCCGCCTTGCGGAAGACGGTCTCCGCCTCGGGACGGATCACCACCTGCAGCAGGCCTTTCACGTCGCGCAGATCGATGAAGATGAGCCCACCCAGGTCGCGGCGTTTATTTACCCAACCCATCACGGTCACCGTTTCACCCACGTTCAGGGCGGAAAGCTCACCGCAATAATGTGTTCTCTTGAGGTTACTTAAGTTGTCCAACATAATGTTCCACTTTATACCAGTTAATTGAATGTGTATGTTTTACTGAGGTTTTTGCCCCGATCCAGATTCACCCGCTGCAGGAGAAACCAGCCCAGGATGAAGAAAGCGCCCAGCGAAACGATCGCATAGCGCTGGTTTCCGGTAACGCGGGACAGATTTCCGTAAACGAAAGGCCCGATGATCGCGGAGATCCTGCCCACGAGGGTGTAGAAGCCGAAAAATTCCGCCTGCCGGTCCAGGGGGGTAAGCACGGAAAGCATGGTGCGGCTGTTCGCCTGGCTGCTGCCGATGGCGAGGCCGGCCACCAGGCCGAGGGCGTAATACTCCATCGCCGAACGGCAGAAAAAGGCCCAGGTCACCACCCCGATCCAGACCAGGATGGAGACGCTGAGGGAAAGGCGGACGTTGTATCTGTCCGAAAGCCAGCCGAAGGCCACGGCGCCGATCACGGAGGTGACCTGCGCGATGATGAAGAAGATGATCAGGCTTTGCTGGCTCATTTTGAACTGGTCACCGCCGTAGATGGCGGCAAAGGCGATCACCGTGTAAATGCCCACGTTATAGAGAAAATAGCTTAGCAGATAGCTCAGCAGGTCCGGCATCCTGCGGATGTGTTTGAGGGAAAAGACGATGCGTTCAACCGCCACTTTCACGTAGTTGGTCTTGGGGGTGGCCACCTGCTTTTCCTTGAGCAGGATGAAAGTGATCAGCGAAAAGAGGAGGATGTGCGCGGCGATC
This window harbors:
- a CDS encoding phosphoribosylglycinamide formyltransferase, with the translated sequence MARAASEARKIAVLTSGHGRGSNLRALHQAFAQNNWPLRIAFATASRDQVPVVRLCAGLGLPCHILNPCCQEAFEARLLELCREERIELIALAGFMKLLSPTFLDQVGVPVLNIHPALLPAHGGPGMYGIRVHEAVFAAGERFSGATVHLVDPLYDHGKIIAQAKVDISDCLSPEAIAARVLEVEHRLYAAAIHNFLGPGWP
- the aspS gene encoding aspartate--tRNA ligase, whose protein sequence is MLDNLSNLKRTHYCGELSALNVGETVTVMGWVNKRRDLGGLIFIDLRDVKGLLQVVIRPEAETVFRKAEKLRNEYVAAVTGTVSAREPHNLNPNLPTGEIELIAGDILILNDCQPLPIQLTEAAMAEEDLRLSYRYLDLRRPALQKVILTRHRIVKSIRDFLCDEGFYEIETPILMKSTPEGARDYLVPSRVQPGKFYALPQSPQMFKQLLMIGGFDRYFQIARCFRDEDLRADRQPEFTQLDIELSFATQEQIFDLLERMLAVLFKEVLDMELQLPFARLGYQEAMDRFGCDKPDLRFGLELKDLSASLKGSEFQVFKSALEAGGVIKALAIPGGAEYSRKQQDELVELARHNGGKGIAFAKVAETGLEAGISKFLTPSETEEIIRVTEAKTGDLIAIVADSPDMTTKVLAALRNEVALRQKLIPENMFAFAWITDFPLFAYNAEQQRWEPAHHMFTLPREEHIPWLDQPDKYGQIIGQLYDLVCNGMELSSGSIRCHRHDLQNKIFSILGFSAEELKDRFGFFLEALKYGTPPHGGIAPGIDRLVMIMTGAESIRDVIAFPKTLKAADLMSGAPSEVPETQWQELHLKPGK
- a CDS encoding MFS transporter; translation: MKLSKSSLGWMFYDFANSAFTTVMVTVVFSVFFVNSIASGRPEGGEWYWSLAVSLSMTLAAIAAPILGAMADYSHSKKKFLFGFTYLTITSTALLFFAGKGDYLLGMILFIIANFSFNSALVFYDAFLPEVSTPATIGKVSGFGWGLGYLGGLVSLLVSLVLVNKEAYRWIWPMIAAHILLFSLITFILLKEKQVATPKTNYVKVAVERIVFSLKHIRRMPDLLSYLLSYFLYNVGIYTVIAFAAIYGGDQFKMSQQSLIIFFIIAQVTSVIGAVAFGWLSDRYNVRLSLSVSILVWIGVVTWAFFCRSAMEYYALGLVAGLAIGSSQANSRTMLSVLTPLDRQAEFFGFYTLVGRISAIIGPFVYGNLSRVTGNQRYAIVSLGAFFILGWFLLQRVNLDRGKNLSKTYTFN
- the mtaB gene encoding tRNA (N(6)-L-threonylcarbamoyladenosine(37)-C(2))-methylthiotransferase MtaB, whose translation is MIRVAIATLGCKTNAYESAAISAGFASGAYLAVPFSAEADVYVINTCTVTGRTDFKSRNLIRKALARKAQNPDVKIVVTGCFAQRNPDEIKDLGPVDLIVDNQGKPDIARILETKDYQFQDIMLCQDFVYRPVTRMVEHSRAFQKIQDGCDFRCAYCAVPHGRGHSRSASFADVLDQARLFVANGYKEIVLGGVNLGLYKDGNQGLAEVVEALQEMDGLELIRLSSLEPMLFTAELTERISHCDKLCPHFHIALQSGCDSVLKRMGRQYETAAFRALIDTILKTWPDAAIGLDVIAGFPSETEAEFQTTLNLLSELDIAYLHAFTFSRRWGTPADTLPGQIPNLAKNRRVRLLTALSDAKKLLYTQRLLRDRIPLRGVCESAEAGLATCLSDHFIRAYATGGCAPGSLITGIPSQLERDGILLAPSPQPS